Genomic window (Bacillus vallismortis):
AGCGGATCACATTGAATCAACAAATAGACTCTCTGATCAAAAAGGCGGAAGATCAAAAGGGGGACCTGATTGAGCTTGCAAAAACGCTGATTTCTTATCAGACACCTGCTCCGCCTGCAAGGAATACAGACGGCGTCCAGTCATGGATTGCAGGGTTTTTACATGACATGGGATTCTCGATCGATAAATGGGACGTGTACCCGGGAGATCCTAATGTAGTGGGTCTTCTTAGAGGAATGGATTCAGCCGGTTATCATAGCCTGATCATCAATGGCCATGTAGATGTTGCAGAGGTAAAAGAGAATGAGGATTGGGAGCATAATCCGTTTCACCCAATTGAAAAAAACGGTTTCTTAATCGGACGAGGCGCTTCAGATATGAAAGGCGGGTTGGCGTGTGTGCTGTTTGCGGTCAAATTGATTCGTGAAGCCGGCATTGAACTTCCCGGTGATTTGATTTTGCAATCGGTGATTGGGGAGGAAGTCGGAGAAGCCGGCACGCTTGAATGCTGCAAGAGGGGCTATCATGCTGATTTTGCAGTTGTCGCGGATACGAGCGATATGCATATTCAAGGCCAAGGAGGTGTCATTACAGGCTGGATCGAAATCAAAAGCAGTCAAACGTTTCATGATGGGACGAGGCGGAATATGATTCACGCAGGAGGAGGCACATTCGGGGCAAGCGCAATTGAAAAAATGGCAAAAATCATTGCGGGACTCGGTGAACTTGAGCGCCACTGGTCCATTATGAAAAGTTACCATGGCTTTAAACCCGGCACAAATACCATTAATCCGGCTGTTATTGAAGGCGGCAGACATGCGGCTTTTATAGCGGACGAGTGCCGGCTGTGGATTACGGTCCATTTTTACCCGAATGAAACCCATGACCAAGTGGCAGCTGAAATAGAAGATTACATCAACCGGCTGAGCGACAGTGATATTTGGCTTAGGGAAAACCGTCCTGTTTTTAAGTGGGGAGGCTCATCTATGATTGAGGACAGAGGAGAAATTTTTCC
Coding sequences:
- a CDS encoding acetylornithine deacetylase translates to MNQQIDSLIKKAEDQKGDLIELAKTLISYQTPAPPARNTDGVQSWIAGFLHDMGFSIDKWDVYPGDPNVVGLLRGMDSAGYHSLIINGHVDVAEVKENEDWEHNPFHPIEKNGFLIGRGASDMKGGLACVLFAVKLIREAGIELPGDLILQSVIGEEVGEAGTLECCKRGYHADFAVVADTSDMHIQGQGGVITGWIEIKSSQTFHDGTRRNMIHAGGGTFGASAIEKMAKIIAGLGELERHWSIMKSYHGFKPGTNTINPAVIEGGRHAAFIADECRLWITVHFYPNETHDQVAAEIEDYINRLSDSDIWLRENRPVFKWGGSSMIEDRGEIFPALEVDPSHPGVLALTASHEEVKREHPVIDVSQSVTDGGWLFNAGIPSVIYGPGDLHNAHSVNEEVSIEQLVDYTKIMLDFIIRWCSGKKEQ